In Mucilaginibacter boryungensis, a single window of DNA contains:
- the cysS gene encoding cysteine--tRNA ligase — MEQNIFVYNTLTRTKEVFKPLNAPNVGMYVCGPTVYSDAHMGNCRTYISFDLIFRYLTHIGYKVRYVRNITDAGHLEGDADEGEDKIGKKAKLEQLEPMEIVQRYTIGFHDVMRELNILPPSIEPTATGHVIEQIELVKEIITRGYAYEVEGSIYFDVEKYNKTQDYGILNGRKLEDLLTNTRTLGGQDEKRGKLDFALWIKAKPEHLMKWPSPWGVGFPGWHLECSAMSNKYLGHKFDIHGGGIDLVPTHHTNEIAQNVASCGENPANYWIHTNMLTVNGQKMSKSLGNSFLPHELFTGNNKILNKPYSPMATRFFMLQAHYRSTLDFGNEAMEASEKGFKRLMNAFGLLDGLKASATNETDIAALRQRCYEAMNDDFNSPVLIAELFEASRIINSIHDGKLNIDAANLQLLKDTMNSFVLDVLGLKAEIAANDDLPKVMDMIVDLRGEAKRNSDYATSDKIRDGLQKIGFQLKDSKEGTTWNKA; from the coding sequence ATGGAACAAAATATATTTGTTTACAACACTTTAACCCGCACCAAAGAAGTATTTAAGCCACTTAATGCCCCAAATGTGGGCATGTATGTATGCGGCCCTACCGTATATAGCGATGCCCATATGGGCAATTGCCGCACTTATATCTCGTTCGATCTTATCTTCCGGTATTTAACCCATATTGGTTATAAAGTGCGTTACGTACGCAACATTACCGATGCCGGGCACCTGGAAGGCGACGCCGATGAGGGTGAGGACAAAATTGGCAAAAAAGCCAAGCTGGAACAATTAGAGCCAATGGAAATCGTACAACGGTATACTATTGGTTTTCATGATGTAATGCGCGAGCTAAATATTCTGCCGCCAAGTATTGAACCAACTGCGACCGGCCACGTGATAGAGCAGATTGAGCTGGTAAAAGAGATAATAACGCGCGGTTATGCTTACGAGGTTGAAGGTTCCATTTATTTTGATGTTGAAAAATACAACAAAACGCAGGATTATGGCATTTTGAACGGCCGTAAGCTGGAAGATCTTTTAACCAATACCAGAACGTTAGGGGGACAGGACGAAAAACGCGGCAAGCTTGATTTTGCCCTATGGATAAAAGCAAAACCCGAACACCTGATGAAATGGCCCTCCCCATGGGGAGTGGGTTTCCCTGGCTGGCACCTAGAGTGCTCGGCCATGAGCAATAAATATTTGGGACATAAGTTTGACATCCATGGCGGCGGTATTGACCTGGTACCTACACACCATACTAATGAGATAGCCCAAAACGTAGCCAGTTGCGGTGAAAATCCGGCTAACTACTGGATACATACCAATATGCTTACTGTGAACGGGCAAAAAATGTCTAAATCGTTAGGCAACAGTTTTTTGCCACATGAACTATTTACCGGTAATAATAAAATATTGAATAAGCCGTATAGCCCTATGGCTACGCGCTTTTTTATGCTGCAGGCACATTACCGCAGTACACTCGATTTTGGTAACGAGGCTATGGAGGCATCCGAAAAAGGTTTTAAGCGCCTGATGAATGCATTTGGATTACTGGATGGATTAAAAGCATCGGCTACAAACGAAACTGATATTGCTGCATTGCGCCAGCGTTGCTATGAAGCCATGAATGATGATTTTAACAGCCCGGTGCTAATTGCCGAATTATTTGAAGCATCGCGCATTATCAACTCCATACATGATGGAAAGCTAAACATTGATGCGGCAAACCTGCAATTGTTAAAGGATACCATGAACAGTTTTGTACTGGATGTGCTGGGCCTGAAAGCTGAAATAGCCGCCAATGATGACCTGCCTAAAGTAATGGATATGATAGTTGACCTGCGCGGCGAAGCCAAACGCAACAGCGATTATGCTACATCTGATAAAATACGCGATGGCTTGCAAAAAATAGGGTTTCAGTTAAAAGACAGCAAAGAAGGCACCACGTGGAATAAAGCGTAA